The following are encoded in a window of Synergistaceae bacterium genomic DNA:
- the hisF gene encoding imidazole glycerol phosphate synthase subunit HisF: protein MVKIKRIIPCLDIKNGRVVKGVNFVNFRDAGDPVECAKAYQEAGADEIVFLDISATQERRDTVTALVAKVAANLSVPFSVGGGIRSLDDIRKILDAGANKISIGSAALENPELITEAAKAFGKNSIIVAIDAKNDSCGSWEVYASGGRKATGINAIEWGIEAERRGAGEILLTSMDRDGTKSGYDLALTADLSSKIKIPVIASGGAGNYEHFYDALTVGKADAVLAASLFHFNEIPIPKLKEYLRGKGIPIK, encoded by the coding sequence ATGGTAAAAATAAAGAGAATTATTCCCTGTTTAGACATAAAGAACGGGCGCGTCGTCAAGGGAGTAAACTTTGTCAACTTTCGTGATGCAGGCGATCCGGTTGAATGTGCTAAAGCGTATCAGGAAGCTGGTGCAGATGAAATAGTCTTTCTTGATATTTCTGCAACACAGGAGAGGCGGGACACAGTAACAGCTCTTGTGGCCAAGGTTGCAGCGAACCTTTCTGTGCCATTCTCGGTCGGAGGTGGAATTCGCAGTCTAGATGACATAAGAAAAATCCTTGATGCTGGAGCCAACAAAATTTCCATAGGTTCTGCTGCGTTAGAGAATCCCGAATTAATAACAGAAGCAGCAAAAGCATTTGGGAAAAATTCCATCATTGTCGCTATCGATGCAAAGAATGACTCCTGCGGCAGCTGGGAAGTTTATGCGTCGGGAGGACGAAAGGCAACCGGAATTAACGCAATAGAGTGGGGAATTGAAGCTGAACGTCGCGGCGCCGGGGAAATCCTACTTACAAGTATGGATAGAGATGGTACAAAATCGGGATATGATTTAGCTCTGACCGCAGATTTAAGCTCTAAGATTAAAATTCCTGTTATAGCGTCAGGTGGTGCGGGAAATTACGAACACTTTTACGATGCTCTTACAGTTGGAAAGGCGGATGCAGTTCTTGCGGCGTCTCTCTTCCATTTTAATGAGATTCCTATTCCAAAACTTAAAGAATATCTCAGAGGCAAGGGAATTCCGATAAAATAA